One Caretta caretta isolate rCarCar2 chromosome 8, rCarCar1.hap1, whole genome shotgun sequence DNA window includes the following coding sequences:
- the NASP gene encoding nuclear autoantigenic sperm protein isoform X6 — MVKRAHFVIPSSFHQRPPPSLSQSCRMEEELAAPSTSADKTDSMDVDGEAKKLLGLGQKHLVLGNIPAAVNAFQEAASILGKKYGETADECAEAFFYYGKSLLELARMENGVLGNALEGVQVEEEEGEKAEDDSMVENADNIDEEAREELREQVYNAMGEKEESKKSAEESPVLNEAGKETEGEDVEMGGKTREEEAIADVETKLKEKAEEQVEADIQEKTVAGEQVAEATEERVEAAMEEEAVAEATEEQVEAATEEEAVAEAKVESATEEKAVAEATEERVEAATEEEAVAEAKVEAATEEEAVAEAKVEAATEEEAVAEAKVEAATEEEAVAEAKVEAATEERVEAATEERVEAAAEATEERVEAATEERVEVAMEEEAVAEATEEQVEEATEEEAVAEAEAATEKKAVAEATEEQVEAATEEEAVAEAMEEKLNKSKEALASKETLFAAGNATTPAEGKEPANEIETEEKVEVAVKVEKERDDLMEEGDGAKVEKEEEKDDLMEEGEETEGSDEEDKENDKTEDNKENDSTVEDKSFQESEEDEVGNLELAWDMLELAKVIYKRQETKEAQLHAAQAHLKLGEVSIESENYAQAIEEFQACLALQQKYLEAHDRLLAESHYQLALAYHYNSQFDDAILQFRKSVEVIDKRMVMLTERIKKAEGGSTEDEKEIEELNGLLPEIKEKIEDSKESQKSARVAELALKATLVGGATSSFTQSEESCSVSTIPVRKPADGASQCVTDISHLVRKKTEKRPQVESGAAVESTV, encoded by the exons ATGGTGAAGAGGGCACATTTTGTAATCCCATCTTCATTTCACCAAAGGCCTCCACCTTCACTGAGCCAGAG TTGTAGAATGGAAGAGGAATTGGCTGCTCCCTCCACTTCTGCAGACAAAACTGATAG TATGGATGTGGATGGAGAAGCCAAAAAACTGCTGGGCTTAGGGCAGAAACACTTGGTATTGGGAAATATTCCGGCAGCTGTTAATGCATTCCAGGAGGCTGCTAGTATATT GGGTAAAAAGTATGGTGAGACAGCTGATGAATGTGCAGAAGCTTTTTTTTACTATGGAAAATCTCTCCTGGAGTTAGCAAG AATGGAGAATGGTGTATTGGGAAATGCCTTGGAAGGAGTGCAAGTGGAAGAAGAAGAAGGCGAAAAAGCAGAAGATGACTCAATGGTAGAAAATGCTGATAACATAGATG AAGAAGCAAGGGAGGAGTTGAGAGAGCAGGTATATAACGCcatgggggaaaaggaagaatCCAAAAAATCTGCAGAAGAGTCTCCAGTACTGAATGAAGCTGGGAAGGAAACAGAAGGAGAGGATGTGGAGATGGGAGGTAAAACAAGAGAAGAGGAAGCAATTGCTGACGTAGAGACGAAGCTTAAAGAGAAGGCAGAAGAGCAGGTAGAGGCAGATATTCAGGAGAAGACAGTGGCAGGAGAGCAGGTGGCAGAAGCCACAGAAGAGCGGGTAGAGGCAGCTATGGAAGAGGAGGCAGTGGCAGAAGCCACAGAAGAGCAGGTAGAGGCAGCCACGGAAGAGGAGGCAGTGGCAGAAGCCAAGGTAGAGTCAGCTACAGAAGAGAAGGCAGTGGCAGAAGCCACGGAAGAGCGGGTAGAGGCAGCCACGGAAGAGGAGGCTGTGGCAGAAGCCAAGGTAGAGGCAGCCACGGAAGAGGAGGCTGTGGCAGAAGCCAAGGTAGAGGCAGCCACGGAAGAGGAGGCTGTGGCAGAAGCCAAGGTAGAGGCAGCCACGGAAGAGGAGGCTGTGGCAGAAGCCAAGGTAGAGGCAGCCACGGAAGAGCGGGTAGAGGCAGCCACGGAAGAGCGGGTAGAGGCAGCGGCAGAAGCCACGGAAGAGCGGGTAGAGGCAGCCACGGAAGAGCGGGTAGAGGTAGCTATGGAAGAGGAGGCCGTGGCAGAAGCCACAGAAGAGCAGGTAGAGGAAGCCACGGAAGAGGAGGCAGTGGCAGAAGCCGAGGCAGCTACAGAAAAGAAGGCAGTGGCAGAAGCCACGGAAGAGCAGGTAGAGGCAGCCACAGAAGAGGAGGCAGTGGCAGAAGCCATGGAAGAGAAGCTAAACAAGTCAAAAGAGGCACTGGCCTCAAAAGAAACATTGTTTGCAGCTGGAAATGCCACCACACCTGCAGAGGGCAAAGAGCCAGCTAATGAAATAGAAACTGAAGAAAAAGTTGAAGTAGCTGTTAaggtagagaaagagagagatgaccTGATGGAAGAGGGAGATGGTGCTAAGGtagaaaaagaagaggagaaagatgaCCTGATGGAAGAGGGTGAAG AAACAGAAGGATCAGATGAGGAAGATAAAGAAAATGACAAAACTGAAGATAATAAAGAAAATGACTCGACCGTTGAAGATAAG TCTTTTCAGGAAAGTGAAGAGGATGAAGTTGGAAATCTGGAGCTGGCTTGGGATATGCTGGAGTTGGCAAAAGTAATCTATAAAAG acaggaaacaaaagaagCTCAGCTCCATGCTGCTCAGGCTCACCTGAAACTAGGAGAAGTTAGCATTGAATCTG AAAACTATGCACAAGCTATAGAAGAGTTTCAGGCGTGCCTCGCCTTACAGCAGAAGTACCTAGAGGCCCACGACCGCCTGCTAGCAGAGTCGCATTACCAGCTGGCACTGGCATACCACTACAACAGCCAGTTCGACGACGCAATTCTGCAGTTCCGTAAATCAGTAGAAGTCATTGACAAAAGAATGG TGATGCTGACTGAACGAATAAAGAAAGCAGAAGGAGGATCCACTGAAGATGAGAAGGAGATCGAAGAATTAAACGGACTACTTCCTGAAATTAAGGAAAAGATAGAGGATTCAAAGGAGTCTCAAAAGAGTGCAAGAGTAGCTGAACTGGCTTTGAAAGCAACTCTG GTTGGAGGTGCTACCTCCAGTTTTACACAGAGTGAAGAAAGCTGTTCCGTTTCCACA ATTCCAGTAAGAAAGCCAGCTGATGGAGCATCCCAGTGCGTTACAGACATCTCTCATCTTGTCAGAAAAAAG aCAGAGAAAAGGCCACAAGTGGAATCAGGGGCTGCAGTTGAAAGTACAGTATGA
- the NASP gene encoding nuclear autoantigenic sperm protein isoform X8, which translates to MVKRAHFVIPSSFHQRPPPSLSQSCRMEEELAAPSTSADKTDSMDVDGEAKKLLGLGQKHLVLGNIPAAVNAFQEAASILGKKYGETADECAEAFFYYGKSLLELARMENGVLGNALEGVQVEEEEGEKAEDDSMVENADNIDETEGSDEEDKENDKTEDNKENDSTVEDKSFQESEEDEVGNLELAWDMLELAKVIYKRQETKEAQLHAAQAHLKLGEVSIESENYAQAIEEFQACLALQQKYLEAHDRLLAESHYQLALAYHYNSQFDDAILQFRKSVEVIDKRMVMLTERIKKAEGGSTEDEKEIEELNGLLPEIKEKIEDSKESQKSARVAELALKATLVGGATSSFTQSEESCSVSTIPVRKPADGASQCVTDISHLVRKKRKPEEETQQGDNEAKKSKPEPAVNGGGDAAPSGNEVAEKMEEETEKRPQVESGAAVESTV; encoded by the exons ATGGTGAAGAGGGCACATTTTGTAATCCCATCTTCATTTCACCAAAGGCCTCCACCTTCACTGAGCCAGAG TTGTAGAATGGAAGAGGAATTGGCTGCTCCCTCCACTTCTGCAGACAAAACTGATAG TATGGATGTGGATGGAGAAGCCAAAAAACTGCTGGGCTTAGGGCAGAAACACTTGGTATTGGGAAATATTCCGGCAGCTGTTAATGCATTCCAGGAGGCTGCTAGTATATT GGGTAAAAAGTATGGTGAGACAGCTGATGAATGTGCAGAAGCTTTTTTTTACTATGGAAAATCTCTCCTGGAGTTAGCAAG AATGGAGAATGGTGTATTGGGAAATGCCTTGGAAGGAGTGCAAGTGGAAGAAGAAGAAGGCGAAAAAGCAGAAGATGACTCAATGGTAGAAAATGCTGATAACATAGATG AAACAGAAGGATCAGATGAGGAAGATAAAGAAAATGACAAAACTGAAGATAATAAAGAAAATGACTCGACCGTTGAAGATAAG TCTTTTCAGGAAAGTGAAGAGGATGAAGTTGGAAATCTGGAGCTGGCTTGGGATATGCTGGAGTTGGCAAAAGTAATCTATAAAAG acaggaaacaaaagaagCTCAGCTCCATGCTGCTCAGGCTCACCTGAAACTAGGAGAAGTTAGCATTGAATCTG AAAACTATGCACAAGCTATAGAAGAGTTTCAGGCGTGCCTCGCCTTACAGCAGAAGTACCTAGAGGCCCACGACCGCCTGCTAGCAGAGTCGCATTACCAGCTGGCACTGGCATACCACTACAACAGCCAGTTCGACGACGCAATTCTGCAGTTCCGTAAATCAGTAGAAGTCATTGACAAAAGAATGG TGATGCTGACTGAACGAATAAAGAAAGCAGAAGGAGGATCCACTGAAGATGAGAAGGAGATCGAAGAATTAAACGGACTACTTCCTGAAATTAAGGAAAAGATAGAGGATTCAAAGGAGTCTCAAAAGAGTGCAAGAGTAGCTGAACTGGCTTTGAAAGCAACTCTG GTTGGAGGTGCTACCTCCAGTTTTACACAGAGTGAAGAAAGCTGTTCCGTTTCCACA ATTCCAGTAAGAAAGCCAGCTGATGGAGCATCCCAGTGCGTTACAGACATCTCTCATCTTGTCAGAAAAAAG AGGAAACCAGAGGAGGAGACTCAACAGGGAGACAATGAAGCTAAGAAATCTAAACCAGAACCGGCTGTCAATGGTGGTGGTGATGCTGCCCCCAGTGGAAATGAGGTTGCAGAAAAAATGGAAGAGGAG aCAGAGAAAAGGCCACAAGTGGAATCAGGGGCTGCAGTTGAAAGTACAGTATGA
- the NASP gene encoding nuclear autoantigenic sperm protein isoform X2, with product MVKRAHFVIPSSFHQRPPPSLSQSCRMEEELAAPSTSADKTDSMDVDGEAKKLLGLGQKHLVLGNIPAAVNAFQEAASILGKKYGETADECAEAFFYYGKSLLELARMENGVLGNALEGVQVEEEEGEKAEDDSMVENADNIDEEAREELREQVYNAMGEKEESKKSAEESPVLNEAGKETEGEDVEMGGKTREEEAIADVETKLKEKAEEQVEADIQEKTVAGEQVAEATEERVEAAMEEEAVAEATEEQVEAATEEEAVAEAKVESATEEKAVAEATEERVEAATEEEAVAEAKVEAATEEEAVAEAKVEAATEEEAVAEAKVEAATEEEAVAEAKVEAATEERVEAATEERVEAAAEATEERVEAATEERVEVAMEEEAVAEATEEQVEEATEEEAVAEAEAATEKKAVAEATEEQVEAATEEEAVAEAMEEKLNKSKEALASKETLFAAGNATTPAEGKEPANEIETEEKVEVAVKVEKERDDLMEEGDGAKVEKEEEKDDLMEEGEETEGSDEEDKENDKTEDNKENDSTVEDKESEEDEVGNLELAWDMLELAKVIYKRQETKEAQLHAAQAHLKLGEVSIESENYAQAIEEFQACLALQQKYLEAHDRLLAESHYQLALAYHYNSQFDDAILQFRKSVEVIDKRMVMLTERIKKAEGGSTEDEKEIEELNGLLPEIKEKIEDSKESQKSARVAELALKATLVGGATSSFTQSEESCSVSTIPVRKPADGASQCVTDISHLVRKKRKPEEETQQGDNEAKKSKPEPAVNGGGDAAPSGNEVAEKMEEETEKRPQVESGAAVESTV from the exons ATGGTGAAGAGGGCACATTTTGTAATCCCATCTTCATTTCACCAAAGGCCTCCACCTTCACTGAGCCAGAG TTGTAGAATGGAAGAGGAATTGGCTGCTCCCTCCACTTCTGCAGACAAAACTGATAG TATGGATGTGGATGGAGAAGCCAAAAAACTGCTGGGCTTAGGGCAGAAACACTTGGTATTGGGAAATATTCCGGCAGCTGTTAATGCATTCCAGGAGGCTGCTAGTATATT GGGTAAAAAGTATGGTGAGACAGCTGATGAATGTGCAGAAGCTTTTTTTTACTATGGAAAATCTCTCCTGGAGTTAGCAAG AATGGAGAATGGTGTATTGGGAAATGCCTTGGAAGGAGTGCAAGTGGAAGAAGAAGAAGGCGAAAAAGCAGAAGATGACTCAATGGTAGAAAATGCTGATAACATAGATG AAGAAGCAAGGGAGGAGTTGAGAGAGCAGGTATATAACGCcatgggggaaaaggaagaatCCAAAAAATCTGCAGAAGAGTCTCCAGTACTGAATGAAGCTGGGAAGGAAACAGAAGGAGAGGATGTGGAGATGGGAGGTAAAACAAGAGAAGAGGAAGCAATTGCTGACGTAGAGACGAAGCTTAAAGAGAAGGCAGAAGAGCAGGTAGAGGCAGATATTCAGGAGAAGACAGTGGCAGGAGAGCAGGTGGCAGAAGCCACAGAAGAGCGGGTAGAGGCAGCTATGGAAGAGGAGGCAGTGGCAGAAGCCACAGAAGAGCAGGTAGAGGCAGCCACGGAAGAGGAGGCAGTGGCAGAAGCCAAGGTAGAGTCAGCTACAGAAGAGAAGGCAGTGGCAGAAGCCACGGAAGAGCGGGTAGAGGCAGCCACGGAAGAGGAGGCTGTGGCAGAAGCCAAGGTAGAGGCAGCCACGGAAGAGGAGGCTGTGGCAGAAGCCAAGGTAGAGGCAGCCACGGAAGAGGAGGCTGTGGCAGAAGCCAAGGTAGAGGCAGCCACGGAAGAGGAGGCTGTGGCAGAAGCCAAGGTAGAGGCAGCCACGGAAGAGCGGGTAGAGGCAGCCACGGAAGAGCGGGTAGAGGCAGCGGCAGAAGCCACGGAAGAGCGGGTAGAGGCAGCCACGGAAGAGCGGGTAGAGGTAGCTATGGAAGAGGAGGCCGTGGCAGAAGCCACAGAAGAGCAGGTAGAGGAAGCCACGGAAGAGGAGGCAGTGGCAGAAGCCGAGGCAGCTACAGAAAAGAAGGCAGTGGCAGAAGCCACGGAAGAGCAGGTAGAGGCAGCCACAGAAGAGGAGGCAGTGGCAGAAGCCATGGAAGAGAAGCTAAACAAGTCAAAAGAGGCACTGGCCTCAAAAGAAACATTGTTTGCAGCTGGAAATGCCACCACACCTGCAGAGGGCAAAGAGCCAGCTAATGAAATAGAAACTGAAGAAAAAGTTGAAGTAGCTGTTAaggtagagaaagagagagatgaccTGATGGAAGAGGGAGATGGTGCTAAGGtagaaaaagaagaggagaaagatgaCCTGATGGAAGAGGGTGAAG AAACAGAAGGATCAGATGAGGAAGATAAAGAAAATGACAAAACTGAAGATAATAAAGAAAATGACTCGACCGTTGAAGATAAG GAAAGTGAAGAGGATGAAGTTGGAAATCTGGAGCTGGCTTGGGATATGCTGGAGTTGGCAAAAGTAATCTATAAAAG acaggaaacaaaagaagCTCAGCTCCATGCTGCTCAGGCTCACCTGAAACTAGGAGAAGTTAGCATTGAATCTG AAAACTATGCACAAGCTATAGAAGAGTTTCAGGCGTGCCTCGCCTTACAGCAGAAGTACCTAGAGGCCCACGACCGCCTGCTAGCAGAGTCGCATTACCAGCTGGCACTGGCATACCACTACAACAGCCAGTTCGACGACGCAATTCTGCAGTTCCGTAAATCAGTAGAAGTCATTGACAAAAGAATGG TGATGCTGACTGAACGAATAAAGAAAGCAGAAGGAGGATCCACTGAAGATGAGAAGGAGATCGAAGAATTAAACGGACTACTTCCTGAAATTAAGGAAAAGATAGAGGATTCAAAGGAGTCTCAAAAGAGTGCAAGAGTAGCTGAACTGGCTTTGAAAGCAACTCTG GTTGGAGGTGCTACCTCCAGTTTTACACAGAGTGAAGAAAGCTGTTCCGTTTCCACA ATTCCAGTAAGAAAGCCAGCTGATGGAGCATCCCAGTGCGTTACAGACATCTCTCATCTTGTCAGAAAAAAG AGGAAACCAGAGGAGGAGACTCAACAGGGAGACAATGAAGCTAAGAAATCTAAACCAGAACCGGCTGTCAATGGTGGTGGTGATGCTGCCCCCAGTGGAAATGAGGTTGCAGAAAAAATGGAAGAGGAG aCAGAGAAAAGGCCACAAGTGGAATCAGGGGCTGCAGTTGAAAGTACAGTATGA
- the NASP gene encoding nuclear autoantigenic sperm protein isoform X4, whose protein sequence is MVKRAHFVIPSSFHQRPPPSLSQSCRMEEELAAPSTSADKTDSMDVDGEAKKLLGLGQKHLVLGNIPAAVNAFQEAASILGKKYGETADECAEAFFYYGKSLLELARMENGVLGNALEGVQVEEEEGEKAEDDSMVENADNIDEEAREELREQVYNAMGEKEESKKSAEESPVLNEAGKETEGEDVEMGGKTREEEAIADVETKLKEKAEEQVEADIQEKTVAGEQVAEATEERVEAAMEEEAVAEATEEQVEAATEEEAVAEAKVESATEEKAVAEATEERVEAATEEEAVAEAKVEAATEEEAVAEAKVEAATEEEAVAEAKVEAATEEEAVAEAKVEAATEERVEAATEERVEVAMEEEAVAEATEEQVEEATEEEAVAEAEAATEKKAVAEATEEQVEAATEEEAVAEAMEEKLNKSKEALASKETLFAAGNATTPAEGKEPANEIETEEKVEVAVKVEKERDDLMEEGDGAKVEKEEEKDDLMEEGEETEGSDEEDKENDKTEDNKENDSTVEDKSFQESEEDEVGNLELAWDMLELAKVIYKRQETKEAQLHAAQAHLKLGEVSIESENYAQAIEEFQACLALQQKYLEAHDRLLAESHYQLALAYHYNSQFDDAILQFRKSVEVIDKRMVMLTERIKKAEGGSTEDEKEIEELNGLLPEIKEKIEDSKESQKSARVAELALKATLVGGATSSFTQSEESCSVSTIPVRKPADGASQCVTDISHLVRKKRKPEEETQQGDNEAKKSKPEPAVNGGGDAAPSGNEVAEKMEEETEKRPQVESGAAVESTV, encoded by the exons ATGGTGAAGAGGGCACATTTTGTAATCCCATCTTCATTTCACCAAAGGCCTCCACCTTCACTGAGCCAGAG TTGTAGAATGGAAGAGGAATTGGCTGCTCCCTCCACTTCTGCAGACAAAACTGATAG TATGGATGTGGATGGAGAAGCCAAAAAACTGCTGGGCTTAGGGCAGAAACACTTGGTATTGGGAAATATTCCGGCAGCTGTTAATGCATTCCAGGAGGCTGCTAGTATATT GGGTAAAAAGTATGGTGAGACAGCTGATGAATGTGCAGAAGCTTTTTTTTACTATGGAAAATCTCTCCTGGAGTTAGCAAG AATGGAGAATGGTGTATTGGGAAATGCCTTGGAAGGAGTGCAAGTGGAAGAAGAAGAAGGCGAAAAAGCAGAAGATGACTCAATGGTAGAAAATGCTGATAACATAGATG AAGAAGCAAGGGAGGAGTTGAGAGAGCAGGTATATAACGCcatgggggaaaaggaagaatCCAAAAAATCTGCAGAAGAGTCTCCAGTACTGAATGAAGCTGGGAAGGAAACAGAAGGAGAGGATGTGGAGATGGGAGGTAAAACAAGAGAAGAGGAAGCAATTGCTGACGTAGAGACGAAGCTTAAAGAGAAGGCAGAAGAGCAGGTAGAGGCAGATATTCAGGAGAAGACAGTGGCAGGAGAGCAGGTGGCAGAAGCCACAGAAGAGCGGGTAGAGGCAGCTATGGAAGAGGAGGCAGTGGCAGAAGCCACAGAAGAGCAGGTAGAGGCAGCCACGGAAGAGGAGGCAGTGGCAGAAGCCAAGGTAGAGTCAGCTACAGAAGAGAAGGCAGTGGCAGAAGCCACGGAAGAGCGGGTAGAGGCAGCCACGGAAGAGGAGGCTGTGGCAGAAGCCAAGGTAGAGGCAGCCACGGAAGAGGAGGCTGTGGCAGAAGCCAAGGTAGAGGCAGCCACGGAAGAGGAGGCTGTGGCAGAAGCCAAGGTAGAGGCAGCCACGGAAGAGGAGGCTGTGGCAGAAGCCAAGGTAGAGGCAGCCACGGAAGAGCGGGTAGAGGCAGCCACGGAAGAGCGGGTAGAG GTAGCTATGGAAGAGGAGGCCGTGGCAGAAGCCACAGAAGAGCAGGTAGAGGAAGCCACGGAAGAGGAGGCAGTGGCAGAAGCCGAGGCAGCTACAGAAAAGAAGGCAGTGGCAGAAGCCACGGAAGAGCAGGTAGAGGCAGCCACAGAAGAGGAGGCAGTGGCAGAAGCCATGGAAGAGAAGCTAAACAAGTCAAAAGAGGCACTGGCCTCAAAAGAAACATTGTTTGCAGCTGGAAATGCCACCACACCTGCAGAGGGCAAAGAGCCAGCTAATGAAATAGAAACTGAAGAAAAAGTTGAAGTAGCTGTTAaggtagagaaagagagagatgaccTGATGGAAGAGGGAGATGGTGCTAAGGtagaaaaagaagaggagaaagatgaCCTGATGGAAGAGGGTGAAG AAACAGAAGGATCAGATGAGGAAGATAAAGAAAATGACAAAACTGAAGATAATAAAGAAAATGACTCGACCGTTGAAGATAAG TCTTTTCAGGAAAGTGAAGAGGATGAAGTTGGAAATCTGGAGCTGGCTTGGGATATGCTGGAGTTGGCAAAAGTAATCTATAAAAG acaggaaacaaaagaagCTCAGCTCCATGCTGCTCAGGCTCACCTGAAACTAGGAGAAGTTAGCATTGAATCTG AAAACTATGCACAAGCTATAGAAGAGTTTCAGGCGTGCCTCGCCTTACAGCAGAAGTACCTAGAGGCCCACGACCGCCTGCTAGCAGAGTCGCATTACCAGCTGGCACTGGCATACCACTACAACAGCCAGTTCGACGACGCAATTCTGCAGTTCCGTAAATCAGTAGAAGTCATTGACAAAAGAATGG TGATGCTGACTGAACGAATAAAGAAAGCAGAAGGAGGATCCACTGAAGATGAGAAGGAGATCGAAGAATTAAACGGACTACTTCCTGAAATTAAGGAAAAGATAGAGGATTCAAAGGAGTCTCAAAAGAGTGCAAGAGTAGCTGAACTGGCTTTGAAAGCAACTCTG GTTGGAGGTGCTACCTCCAGTTTTACACAGAGTGAAGAAAGCTGTTCCGTTTCCACA ATTCCAGTAAGAAAGCCAGCTGATGGAGCATCCCAGTGCGTTACAGACATCTCTCATCTTGTCAGAAAAAAG AGGAAACCAGAGGAGGAGACTCAACAGGGAGACAATGAAGCTAAGAAATCTAAACCAGAACCGGCTGTCAATGGTGGTGGTGATGCTGCCCCCAGTGGAAATGAGGTTGCAGAAAAAATGGAAGAGGAG aCAGAGAAAAGGCCACAAGTGGAATCAGGGGCTGCAGTTGAAAGTACAGTATGA